The DNA window TGGACCTCACCATCAGGGTTCACCAGACCCATGAGGCTATCCAAGTGAACTGCAATGTACTGCAGGCGGCTGTCCTGGTCACCAGCGGGAGGTGAAGGTGGTGGTGGTGAAGAAGCCCGGGTACCTGAAGGCCCTGGAATATCAGATGTTGCGGAAGATGGGGGGCTGACCCTAGGGTGTGTTCTTCGgggaagttcttcaacttcgaCTTGTGAGAAGTGAGCTTCAGCACTGGACGCTCCtgcaacaaaaaaaatacaattaaaacacaataGTATAATTCAAATTGCATAATAAAAATTAAGCAATGTTACATACATCGCCCTGCCATATCCTAAAAGCGACATGGTCAGCATAGCCTGTCAAAACGGACCTGTCAGAAGGTCCTCCTAGATAAGCCTCATCAGTGTGTACTGATGGCTCTGTAGATGCACCTATGGTGGTGTCCGTATCATGCACCACCACCTCCTCAGCAACCACAGTCACCCGCTCCTCAACCACCACCTCATCAACAACATGTACCTCCGGCTCAACCCTAGCTTGCTCCGGCTCAACCCTAGCAACCACCGGCTTAACCCTAGCAACATCCTCCATAGCATCCTCCCGAATAACATCCCCAACCCTAGCAACATCCTCCCGGGAAATAACCTCAACCCTAGCATACGCACCAACCTCTGACTTCCCGTCCACAGCAGTGGAAGCTCTACCACCCCTGTGCCGAGGTGCACGAAACCCCCTACCCGCCCGCGCCTCCTCAGCCCTCTGTTTCTGGTTAGAACCGGTCGGAGCAATGCGCCCAGCACGTAAGACTGACATACCAGCCTCATCAGCATGAGCCCGAGCACGAGCCTCGGCTCTATCGATGGCCTGACCAGCAACTGTACCATCTCAGCCTCTAGTCATGgaaaaaaaacataagaaaaatataatttttttaaaaaaatacaaactacCGAAAGTTTCatatatttcaaaatttttggtactggacaaaataccaaaaatttcaaaattactggtatttttaaaaatttataaagatactagaaattttgaaatttctggtacaaaATACCGTAAATTTCAAAATTGCCAGTAcgaaataccggaaatttcaccATTTTCGGTAAAAAATACCGGAAACTTACTTGTTTTCGCAGAATATCAGATATcgccctaaaatttgaaaaatccgGTGCTCTCCGTAGATTTCTAAAAATGGAATAAATGATTTTGGTAGGACAATATGGTCTTTTCATACAACTTGGGGGGTGGCAAGTAGAATTCTCTTCCTTGAGATGAAACTAGAATGATCCGACGAAATGATATTATTTAACATAGGTTTCACACAATTCATTATAATTTTAGACACAGATTTATAGATCACATATCAAAGGGCAATATGACAGAACTGCGTGAGAAACTCTGGTTGGTCGATCTTCAGAATAAGCACAAGAAGAGTATTGCTATGTGAACCAAATCAAAGAGGGGTCACTCCAAACCCTACTCACAAATGATGTAAAGAGGGCGCCACAATATCCCAACAATACTGGTGAAAAAAAGAGCCGAAAAACCATCTACGCTCGGATCGTTATGGGGATCATATCAAAATGAGCCTTCTTAATCTATAGTCTAGACGGGACAATGCACAAGCTTATATGATGATTCTCCAAATAAGTAGGATAAGAGAATGATAGAAACCAACTGATATAgaatataaaataaagaaaatcccTTTGATTACAGAATGATATTGCAGAACTTCGAGGGTCTGCGCCTCCCAATGCCAAAATGGCCCCTTTTCCTATTCAATTCCCAGATGATGAACTCTCCAATGTATTCCCCTATTTATTCTAAATCTAAACACTcttaattaatagtataataattctaataattacCCACTAACTCTCCTAATAATTTAATATCAATTACAAATTGAAGAGTCTAACAGAGAAAAAGGTAACTATGAGCTCCATTCTCTTGGTCTTCTTTAAAAAGCTTAAAAAAATGCCTCATAGCCATCTCTTTCATCTTCTCCTCGTCACATTCCCAATCTCTATTCTCATTTCTAACCGTTATGATTTTATTTCTCCTTCTACAAATAATGGACTTCGAATGGTAATACTTAGTGTTCCTATCTCTGTCAATAATCCATAATATAGTTTGCAACCTCACGTTTTACAAACCCTTTCCTGAACATAGTTTCATTTCTGTTAATGGGAAATGTAAAGAAGCCTTTTTGAAACATAAGTTTTTGCCTATCCATAAtatctaaatatatttatatttaaaatatgaatTTAGGTCCTGAACATTTTGTTTTGGTGTTAAGGGACTCGAGTGAAAAAGAGGAGAGCATAAACCGGACCCCTCAAGCCGGCTTACTGAACTAGCGTCTGGCGTGACAATCAAAGCAAAAGACAAGAATATGAACCGGTCAAAATAATCAGACCATGGAGACATATTCACAGCAGGTATTGGCAGCATCCATACATAGAGTTCTGCAATGGCCACATTTGTTATGCGAATTTGAAATATGGACGTAtaaaaagtattaaaacataTCGATGTCCAGGTCCAAGGGGCTTAAATAGCTTTTCTGAAACTCTACTTCCAGTTCCTCCTGGATATGATCCTCCTCCTCAAAAAGGAAAGGCGCAATTTCTTTAGATTTGTCAGGATCCTTGTCGTTCATCTCTATAACTGAAACAATCTTTTCCTTGATACTGTTTTCCATGATTTCAGTTCCAACATCTTTAGACTGGAATCCAAGTAGTGAAAAACATTCTCTCTGGAAATTTAAGTCACTGGAAGACAAGATCAGTCCAGCAATTGTTTGAGCAAGATCAGGGGCATAGTTGCAAATCTGAAAGTGAGATACCAATAAATTGAATGAAACCAACaagaaaattcagaaaaaaatgCAAAACCATCTAACGAGTGAGTTACTCACATGCAAAGATGTATATGGATTATCTGATTGATTCAGCAAAATGTGATAGTGCATGCTACACTATATATGAAAAAGGAATGGCGTCTGTCCTTGCAGAGGGAGGTTCTATTGTGTACAAACCTCGGTGCAAGAGGCCTACAGATCACAAATGTGAGGGAAACTATAGATAATTAAATATGAGTTTACCTGGAGGGCACGCGAACTAAGAAAATCCCCAGAATGCTTAGCCTTCAAGTCATCAAGAGAAAATTTAATAGCTCTCTTAACAAGACTTCTATCAATTTGAGACCTTTTCCTTGGCGCAGGTATCCCAGTCTTACGATTAGGTCAAGGAAGTAAAATTCACATACAGAACAGCAAGAAATTCTAATTCATAATGCAAATGGTCATGTTATACTCATATATTCATGTAGGGAAGCAAGTATGTTATTTTGACTAGCATATTTATTACTTTTGACATAGAAAGTACATAAAATGTTAGACTCACTTATTTAGTTAATAGTATAGacataatagaaaaagaaaatccaAAGAAAAGACTTGCAACAAAGCATcaagaaactcagaaatgaaaataactaaaaatatacTATATGTTTAGCTGTCTTGGATGAGGCAAAAAAAGGATTTGTCCAATGTTGGATATTGTTTTAGATATGAGTGGAGGACAATATCAATGTGAGTATGAGTAGGGAGGTTTTCCCATTCTAGTAATGCTATGCCATCTTGCTCTACTATACGCCCTAAATGCAAACCATATCTTTTCCAGTCAATGCTTTTCAATGCCTTCATAGATGATTGAGACATTGTGCTTGGTGAAAAGTCCTTGAAATACAAAACCTGATATTGACAATTGTTATCATCCAAACCAGTTAGCAGATAAGTAAAGTTAATACAACAAAACAAACTAAAACCAAAAATTTAAGGGACTAGTTAAGGGACCTCTGTTTTGTCACCATATTCTCTGAAGCACGTAGTGTTTTGAGTTGATATATTACTTATTGCTAAGACAACTTCCATCATCAGTTCAGCGTGTAGACCGTTTTCAGTGCTGCAAGCCACTCCACTCCC is part of the Vicia villosa cultivar HV-30 ecotype Madison, WI linkage group LG2, Vvil1.0, whole genome shotgun sequence genome and encodes:
- the LOC131646194 gene encoding type 2 DNA topoisomerase 6 subunit B-like, producing the protein MEFSSVQKLCLHLISSAYQRCRLSEQICRLSVGLTCSSSSDHSLKISISDTGIGSSLEEFQEMRVSFTNVADNWDGMLSIKTTGISDSEIHNYQINLKERGSSRITKLPPNTKNGAKFSGSEVCFSSFVNPDLLLAEIHNLLEKMLILNIPNVAIQLVAEDSNVPESRYEKVFLANTCEQLPISTSSLEHLKLGLEDYVLKHGNNSSDHCNSCFTSWEELKVGSGVACSTENGLHAELMMEVVLAISNISTQNTTCFREYGDKTEVLYFKDFSPSTMSQSSMKALKSIDWKRYGLHLGRIVEQDGIALLEWENLPTHTHIDIVLHSYLKQYPTLDKSFRSQIDRSLVKRAIKFSLDDLKAKHSGDFLSSRALQICNYAPDLAQTIAGLILSSSDLNFQRECFSLLGFQSKDVGTEIMENSIKEKIVSVIEMNDKDPDKSKEIAPFLFEEEDHIQEELEVEFQKSYLSPLDLDIDMF